One genomic region from Leptolyngbya sp. 'hensonii' encodes:
- a CDS encoding caspase family protein translates to MGKYALLIGVDTYGEGLQPLPAAPKDVAALRDVLLNPQMGGFDEAKPLINPTQPEMAREIELWFQNRQPEDLVLLFFSGHGVRDDRRDLYFAARNTEKQRDRLLTSTATAARFIHDWMRACKAKYQVLILDCCFSGAFGEWVARDDGEISLKEQLGAEGRVVLTSTSAVLL, encoded by the coding sequence ATGGGAAAGTATGCACTCTTAATCGGCGTTGATACCTATGGTGAAGGGCTACAACCTCTACCAGCGGCTCCCAAGGATGTGGCAGCGCTGCGGGATGTGTTGCTGAATCCCCAAATGGGCGGCTTTGACGAAGCAAAACCACTGATTAACCCCACGCAACCGGAGATGGCGCGAGAAATTGAGTTGTGGTTTCAGAATCGGCAACCAGAGGATTTAGTACTTTTGTTCTTTTCCGGTCATGGGGTTAGGGACGATCGCCGCGATCTCTACTTTGCTGCCCGCAACACCGAAAAGCAGCGCGATCGCCTGCTAACTTCCACCGCCACCGCCGCCCGGTTCATCCATGACTGGATGCGTGCCTGTAAAGCCAAATATCAAGTGCTCATCCTCGATTGCTGCTTTAGCGGAGCCTTTGGCGAGTGGGTAGCGCGGGATGATGGTGAAATTTCCCTGAAAGAGCAACTGGGAGCCGAAGGGCGAGTGGTGCTGACCTCCACCAGTGCCGTACTCCTTTGA
- a CDS encoding PIN domain-containing protein: MLLDTSGLLCYIHQNEPQHQEAVQFLSSTNKKFLTHSYVLAELIALALIRRFPRPAVLAFVMDLLDNPDIEVVWVDEQLHREAMKLLMERQDKTYSLCDAVSFVLMRQRGKTEALTTDRHFEQEGFIRLLQSAP, encoded by the coding sequence GTGCTTTTAGATACATCAGGATTACTGTGTTATATCCATCAAAATGAGCCACAGCATCAAGAAGCGGTGCAGTTTCTCAGCAGCACCAACAAGAAGTTTTTGACCCATAGTTATGTTTTAGCTGAGTTGATTGCTTTGGCATTGATACGTCGGTTTCCTCGTCCTGCGGTGCTGGCATTTGTGATGGACTTGCTTGATAATCCAGATATCGAAGTAGTTTGGGTAGATGAGCAACTGCATCGAGAAGCCATGAAACTGTTGATGGAACGGCAAGACAAAACTTATTCGTTGTGTGATGCAGTTAGTTTTGTTTTGATGCGTCAACGTGGAAAGACGGAGGCATTGACCACTGATCGACATTTTGAGCAGGAGGGCTTTATCAGGTTGTTACAATCAGCTCCCTAA